In Leopardus geoffroyi isolate Oge1 chromosome D1, O.geoffroyi_Oge1_pat1.0, whole genome shotgun sequence, a single window of DNA contains:
- the LOC123602738 gene encoding membrane-spanning 4-domains subfamily A member 8-like, whose protein sequence is MASAGPMTNSMFVVAPPNGYPEIQGGMCQVPLYPSNQPQVHLIPVNPPGLKSSVTEQPAQRALREGKVLGAIQILIGLIHVGLGSIMATVLSGHYTAISFYGGFPFWGGVWFIVSGSLSVSAENQPKSSYLRNGSLGLNVVSAICSVVGITLFIMDMSLPPIYARPDSYPYYDTWGVTPGVAISGVLLIFCLLEFGIACAFSHLGCQLVCCQHNVGVVLPNVYMANPVVVPEPVNLPPTYPNEAQGSR, encoded by the exons ATGGCTTCAGCAGGACCCATGACCAATTCCATGTTTGTGGTGGCACCCCCCAACGGGTATCCTGAGATCCAAGGAGGCATGtgtcaggtgcccctgtatcccAGCAACCAGCCCCAAGTCCACCTCATTCCTGTGAACCCCCCTGGTTTGAAGTCATCTGTGACTGAGCAACCTGCCCAGAGAGCCTTGAGAGAGGGCAAAGTCTTAGGG GCCATCCAGATCCTGATTGGCCTGATCCACGTGGGCCTTGGCTCTATCATGGCCACCGTCCTCTCAGGGCACTACACAGCGATCTCGTTCTACGGAGGCTTTCCCTTCTGGGGAGGCGTCTGG TTCATCGTTTCAGGATCCCTCTCAGTGTCAGCCGAAAATCAGCCAAAATCCTCTTACCTG CGGAATGGCAGTTTGGGCTTGAACGTTGTCAGCGCAATCTGTTCCGTGGTTGGAATCACACTCTTCATCATGGATATGAGTCTCCCTCCCATCTATGCCCGCCCTGACTCTTATCCCTACTATGACACCTGGGGTGTG ACCCCCGGAGTGGCGATTTCGGGCGTgctgctcattttctgtctcctcgAGTTCGGCATTGCCTGTGCATTTTCCCACCTGGGCTGCCAACtggtctgctgtcagcacaac GTGGGCGTGGTCCTCCCGAATGTCTATATGGCAAACCCAGTGGTCGTCCCAGAACCGGTGAACTTGCCACCGACTTATCCCAACGAGGCCCAGGGCTCCAGATAA